In a genomic window of Hippoglossus stenolepis isolate QCI-W04-F060 chromosome 15, HSTE1.2, whole genome shotgun sequence:
- the LOC118122648 gene encoding UDP-glucuronosyltransferase 2C1 — MPLSRVCGIFVLLSVGLISFTPPCHGGNILVFPIDGSSWINMKLLLEELHTRGHSLTVIRGSNSWHIPEESPLYTSITIQMDESMENFFEVYLQEQMRALREGASFLTSFKITKDFLSMIFKAHSMCSDALIQMLDDENTVKRLKDAQYDLVLTDPAVPPGVLLAKYLKLPLVLHVRWIPSRDGQFAIAPSPLSYIPVPGSGLTDKMNFMQRVKNLLIYSIILFQHKFMVWPIYDVACSKHIEGECDIISMLQDADIWLFRSDFVFDFPRPTMPNVIYIGGFQCKPAQPLPADLEQFVQSAGKHGVIIMSLGTMIEALPKEAADDIASAFAKMPQKVIWRHKGERPSTLGNNTLIVDWMPQRDLLGHPQTKVFVAHGGTNGVQEAIYHGVPVLGLPLFLDQFDNLVRLRERGAAKIIELGDLNGQSFEQGLQEVLLQDSYRLNMQRLSSLHRDQPIAPMDHAIFWVEYVIRHKGAAHLRTEAYKMPWYSYYSLDVLLVLLTAAAALLLFTVAVFWFLCCRSRRKTKTKAE, encoded by the exons ATGCCCCTGTCTCGTGTCTGTGGAATATTTGTTCTCCTCAGCGTGGGTCTGATTTCCTTCACCCCTCCTTGCCACGGAGGGAACATTCTGGTGTTCCCCATTGACGGCAGCTCCTGGATCaacatgaagctgctgctggaggagcttcATACCAGAGGACACAGCCTCACTGTGATCCGGGGAAGCAACAGCTGGCACATCCCCGAGGAGTCTCCTCTTTACACATCCATTACAATTCAAATGGATGAGAGTATGGAGAACTTCTTTGAAGTGTACCTGCAGGAACAAATGAGG GCGCTGAGAGAAGGGGCGTCATTTCTAACTTCCTTCAAAATCACAAAGGATTTCCTCTCCATGATATTTAAAGCTCATTCTATGTGCTCTGATGCCCTCATTCAAATGTTAGATGATGAAAACACGGTCAAAAGATTAAAGGACGCCCAATACGATCTTGTTCTCACTGACCCGGCCGTACCACCAGGGGTTCTGTTAGCAAAGTATCTCAAACTGCCCCTGGTGCTACATGTTCGTTGGATACCCAGCAGAGACGGACAATTTGCGATCGCCCCCTCCCCACTCTCTTATATTCCAGTGCCAGGATCGGGTTTAACCGACAAAATGAATTTCATGCAGAGGGTCAAGAACCTGTTAATCTACAGCATCATATTGTTTCAGCACAAATTCATGGTCTGGCCAATCTACGATGTTGCCTGCAGTAAACATATCGAGGGTGAATGTGACATCATCTCGATGCTTCAGGACGCAGACATATGGCTGTTCAGGTCAGACTTTGTGTTCGACTTCCCTCGGCCCACGATGCCGAACGTCATCTACATCGGAGGGTTCCAGTGCAAACCGGCCCAGCCTCTGCCAGCGGACCTGGAGCAGTTCGTTCAGAGCGCCGGCAAGCATGGTGTGATCATCATGAGTCTGGGAACTATGATTGAGGCTTTGCCCAAAGAGGCTGCAGATGACATCGCCAGCGCCTTTGCCAAGATGCCTCAGAAG GTGATATGGCGACACAAAGGGGAGCGTCCCTCCACTTTGGGGAACAACACGCTCATCGTGGACTGGATGCCGCAGAGGGACCTCCTGGGCCACCCTCAGACCAAAGTCTTTGTAGCTCATGGAGGAACCAACGGAGTCCAGGAGGCTATTTACCACGGGGTGCCCGTGCTCGGCTTACCACTGTTCCTTGACCAGTTTGACAACCTTGTACGTTTGCGGGAGAGAGGAGCTGCCAAGATCATTGAGCTGGGCGACCTTAATGGACAGAGTTTCGAACAAGGTCTTCAGGAAGTGCTCCTGCAGGACAGCTACAGACTGAACATGCAAAGACTATCTAGCTTGCACAGAGATCAGCCAATAGCACCCATGGATCACGCTATCTTCTGGGTGGAGTATGTGATCCGTCACAAAGGGGCAGCACACCTGCGTACGGAGGCTTATAAGATGCCCTGGTACTCGTACTACAGTTTAGATGTTCTGCTAGTGTTGCTGACTGCTGCGGCTGCACTGCTGCTCTTTACTGTGGCTGTTTTCTGGTTCCTGTGCTGCAGAAGTAGAAGGAAGACAAAAACTAAAGCTGAATGA
- the LOC118121738 gene encoding UDP-glucuronosyltransferase 2C1 — translation MDQLSVEFELKYVRNPLEGISVCRQAELRLPLSSMGTMPLSRVCGIFVLLSVGLISFTPPCHGGNILVFPLDGSHWINMKLLLEELHARGHSLTVIRGSNSWYIPEESPLYTSITIKMDESMENFFDEYLQEQMKALREGASFLTSFKMKKDFLSMLSQAHSIWYDAISQLLDDENMVKRLKDAQYDLVLTDPAIAPGVLLAKYLKLPLVLNVRWITSGDGQFAIAPSPLSYIPVPGSGLSDKMDFMQRIKNLLIYGIILFQQKFLIGPIYDVACSKYIEGECDIISMLQDADIWLFRSDFVFDFPRPTMPNVIYIGGFQCKPAQPLPADLEQFVQSAGEHGVIIMTLGTLVNALPKEAADDIANVFAKMPQKVIWRHKGERPSTLGNNTLIVDWMPQRDLLGHPQTKVFVAHGGTNGVQEAIYHGVPVLGIPLFFDQFDNLVRLRERGAAKIIELGDLNGQSFEQGLQEVLLQDSYRLNMQRLSSLHRDQPIAPMDHAIFWVEYVIRHKGAAHLRTEAYKMPWYSYYSLDVLLVLLIAAAALLLFTVAVFWFLCCRSRRKTKSKAE, via the exons ATGGACCAATTATCTGTGGAGTTTGAACTCAAATATGTAAGGAATCCTTTAGAGGGAATATCAGTGTGCAGGCAGGCAGAACTACGGCTGCCACTCTCAAGCATGG GAACCATGCCCCTGTCTCGTGTCTGTGGAATATTTGTTCTCCTCAGCGTGGGTCTGATTTCCTTCACCCCTCCTTGCCACGGAGGGAACATTCTGGTGTTCCCCCTTGACGGCAGCCACTGGATCaacatgaagctgctgctggaggagcttcATGCCAGAGGACACAGCCTCACTGTGATCCGGGGCAGCAACAGCTGGTACATCCCAGAGGAGTCTCCTCTTTACACATCCATTACAATTAAAATGGATGAGAGTATGGAGAACTTCTTTGATGAGTACCTGCAGGAACAAATGAAG GCGTTGAGAGAAGGGGCGTCATTTCTAACTTccttcaaaatgaaaaaggatTTCCTCTCCATGTTATCTCAGGCTCATTCTATCTGGTATGATGCCATCAGTCAATTGTTAGATGATGAAAACATGGTCAAAAGATTAAAGGACGCCCAATATGATCTTGTTCTCACTGACCCGGCCATAGCACCAGGGGTTCTGTTAGCAAAGTATCTCAAACTGCCCCTGGTGCTAAATGTTCGCTGGATCACCAGCGGAGACGGACAATTTGCGATAGCCCCCTCCCCACTCTCTTATATTCCAGTGCCAGGATCGGGTTTATCCGACAAAATGGATTTCATGCAGAGGATCAAGAACCTGTTAATCTATGGCATCATATTGTTCCAGCAAAAATTCTTGATCGGGCCAATCTACGATGTTGCCTGCAGTAAATATATCGAGGGTGAATGTGACATCATCTCGATGCTTCAGGACGCAGACATATGGCTGTTCAGGTCAGACTTTGTGTTCGACTTCCCTCGGCCCACGATGCCGAACGTCATCTACATCGGAGGGTTCCAGTGCAAACCGGCCCAGCCTCTGCCAGCGGACCTGGAGCAGTTTGTTCAGAGCGCTGGGGAGCATGGTGTGATCATCATGACTCTGGGAACCTTGGTGAACGCTTTGCCCAAAGAGGCTGCAGATGACATCGCCAACGTCTTTGCCAAGATGCCGCAGAAG GTGATATGGCGACACAAAGGGGAGCGTCCCTCCACTTTGGGCAACAACACACTCATCGTGGACTGGATGCCGCAGAGGGACCTCCTGGGCCACCCTCAGACCAAAGTCTTTGTAGCTCATGGAGGAACCAACGGAGTCCAAGAGGCTATTTACCACGGGGTGCCCGTGCTCGGCATACCCCTGTTCTTTGACCAGTTTGACAACCTTGTACGTTTGCGGGAGAGAGGAGCTGCCAAGATCATTGAGCTGGGCGACCTTAATGGACAGAGTTTCGAACAAGGTCTTCAGGAAGTGCTCCTGCAGGACAGCTACAGACTGAACATGCAAAGACTATCTAGCTTGCACAGAGATCAGCCAATAGCACCCATGGATCACGCTATCTTCTGGGTGGAGTATGTGATCCGTCACAAAGGGGCAGCACACCTGCGTACGGAGGCTTATAAGATGCCCTGGTACTCGTACTACAGTTTAGATGTTCTGCTAGTGTTGCTGATTGCTGCGGCTGCACTGCTGCTCTTTACTGTGGCTGTTTTCTGGTTCCTGTGCTGCAGAAGCAGAAGGAAGACAAAATCCAAAGCTGAATGA